A genome region from Geminicoccus roseus DSM 18922 includes the following:
- a CDS encoding sugar ABC transporter ATP-binding protein has translation MPSVAVTESVRQTAATPVLSLRGLRKQFGGTVAVHGFDLDLFPGEIMALLGQNGAGKSTVIKMLAGVHVPDAGEMRVDGQLIDPVAGKGAISFIHQDLGLIEWMSVAENMALSQGYRRRGSLIDWGGVRRRAVEALASIAPDIDPDSRVQDLSRTEKSLVAIARAVAVDARVLVLDEPTASLPQDEVEHLFQVLRGLKSSGVAMIYVSHRLDEIFAIADRMVVLRDGRLVDSWPTAGADPDQVVRAIIGRPPDSLFVRPPRPQPNSVLTLRDVETEEAGPVAMDVHAGEIVGLVGLRGAGQESIGRVLVGNVVRLGGEIVLDGQAPDLRGPPQAIRSGLGFVAADRIAESVAHGLSVRENMFINPGATGRSLFGWRQPAAEAEESVRLGGRVGLMPNDPAAPIETLSGGNQQKVVMARWMRIGGKALILEDPTAGVDVGAKAEIYRLLAEAVGRGLAVILISTDFEEVAAICHRALVFRDGRIVAELDGASLEPGNLLAAASLAPPPLDRPDRAGKH, from the coding sequence CGTGGCTGTTCATGGCTTCGACCTGGACCTGTTCCCCGGCGAGATCATGGCGCTGCTGGGGCAGAACGGGGCCGGCAAGTCCACCGTGATCAAGATGCTGGCCGGGGTGCACGTGCCGGATGCGGGCGAGATGCGGGTCGACGGCCAGCTCATCGACCCGGTCGCCGGCAAGGGCGCCATCTCGTTCATCCACCAGGACCTGGGCCTGATCGAGTGGATGAGCGTCGCCGAGAACATGGCACTCTCGCAGGGCTACCGTCGCCGGGGCAGCCTGATCGACTGGGGCGGCGTCCGGCGGCGCGCCGTCGAGGCGCTCGCCTCGATCGCACCGGACATCGACCCGGACAGCCGCGTCCAGGACCTCAGCCGGACCGAGAAGTCGCTGGTGGCGATCGCCCGGGCGGTCGCGGTGGATGCCCGGGTCCTGGTGCTGGACGAGCCCACCGCCAGCCTGCCGCAGGACGAGGTCGAGCACCTGTTCCAGGTCCTGCGCGGGCTGAAGTCCAGCGGCGTGGCGATGATCTACGTCTCCCACCGCCTGGACGAGATCTTCGCGATCGCCGACCGGATGGTGGTGCTGCGCGATGGCCGGCTGGTGGACAGCTGGCCGACGGCCGGCGCCGACCCGGACCAGGTGGTGCGGGCAATCATCGGCCGGCCGCCGGACAGCCTGTTCGTGCGCCCGCCCCGCCCGCAGCCCAATTCCGTGCTGACCCTGCGGGACGTCGAGACCGAGGAGGCAGGCCCCGTCGCCATGGACGTCCATGCCGGCGAGATCGTGGGCCTGGTCGGGCTGCGTGGTGCCGGGCAGGAATCGATCGGGCGGGTGCTGGTCGGCAACGTCGTGCGGCTGGGCGGCGAGATCGTCCTGGACGGGCAGGCGCCCGACCTGCGGGGGCCGCCGCAGGCGATCCGCTCCGGGCTGGGCTTCGTCGCCGCCGACCGGATCGCCGAATCGGTGGCCCACGGCCTTAGCGTGCGCGAGAACATGTTCATCAACCCGGGCGCCACCGGCCGATCCTTGTTCGGCTGGCGGCAGCCGGCCGCCGAGGCCGAGGAGTCGGTCCGGCTCGGCGGGCGGGTCGGGCTGATGCCGAACGATCCGGCAGCGCCGATCGAGACCCTGTCCGGCGGCAACCAGCAGAAGGTCGTGATGGCCCGCTGGATGCGGATCGGCGGCAAGGCGCTGATCCTGGAGGATCCCACCGCCGGGGTCGATGTCGGCGCCAAGGCGGAGATCTACCGGCTGCTGGCCGAGGCGGTCGGCCGCGGCCTGGCCGTGATCCTGATCTCCACCGATTTCGAGGAGGTCGCCGCGATCTGCCACCGGGCCCTGGTGTTCCGGGACGGCCGGATCGTGGCCGAGCTGGATGGCGCATCGCTGGAGCCCGGCAACCTGCTGGCGGCCGCCTCGCTGGCGCCGCCGCCGCTGGACAGACCCGATCGGGCGGGGAAGCACTGA